The DNA window tttgttatttttgaagaacTTCCAATCGATTCTCCCATCCatttaggttcatcttttaaCAATCGCCATGCGTACTCAAGATTGAATGTTGTACCTTGATCCTGAGCAAAAAATGCATTTGCAGCGGCCATGATATCGTTCTCCGATGTCCCACTTTTCTTTCCATTAACAGCTTGTTTGTAACACCCAACAAATTTTTGAACCAAGCTATTTATTCGATGCCATCGACACTTTAATTGTCCCTTTAACTTTTCCCGCGATTGCCCACGATACTCGTTATAATTGACAGCGACTCTTACCCAAAAACTCTCAGCCTTTTGATCAACTCCCACAATTGGATCCTTTGAAACATTGAGCCATGATTGGATAAGTAGTATATCCTCATCCCTTGTAAAGTGCTCTCgagatttttttttaacaacaacccTTTCTTCTTTTTCAGTGCCAACTTGAGTAGAAAATGGTGGAACTTGAGTAGAAAATGGTGGAACTTGAGTAGGAAATGGTGGAACTTGAGTAAAAAATGGTGGAACTTGAGTAGAAAATGGTGGCATCCGTggaatttgagaattttgaggattaggattttgataattttgcatgAAATTGAACATAGCTTGTTGATAATGAAAATGATTAGGATCCATTCGACCTAAACAATTGTAATTtgaagtaaaaaaaatgaaattttgagttaaaatgatgaaattatgagagagaaatttgaaattgaagagaaaataaaagtgtTGGTAAAATTTGTGTtagtaatttttttcaaaaaactaaatttataacaaaaaaataacttaaaaaaaaaata is part of the Vicia villosa cultivar HV-30 ecotype Madison, WI linkage group LG2, Vvil1.0, whole genome shotgun sequence genome and encodes:
- the LOC131650177 gene encoding glutathione S-transferase T3-like; translation: MDPNHFHYQQAMFNFMQNYQNPNPQNSQIPRMPPFSTQVPPFFTQVPPFPTQVPPFSTQVPPFSTQVGTEKEERVVVKKKSREHFTRDEDILLIQSWLNVSKDPIVGVDQKAESFWVRVAVNYNEYRGQSREKLKGQLKCRWHRINSLVQKFVGCYKQAVNGKKSGTSENDIMAAANAFFAQDQGTTFNLEYAWRLLKDEPKWMGESIGSSSKITKTYVSEASSGNPDTPSSYEFTSSSPMERPMGQKAAKRKGKAKVILNATQDARNKRLVSMERLAQSKEDGIELKVVQLVMKDTSTMSDSQRDIHEKYCNKMKKNMECS